Proteins encoded by one window of Gouania willdenowi chromosome 4, fGouWil2.1, whole genome shotgun sequence:
- the LOC114461858 gene encoding protein Hook homolog 1-like — MDDNKTELVESLIIWLQTFNTPAACRTVEELTTGAAMSQALHQIDPAWFTEGWLSRIKADVEDNWRLKMNNLKKILQMVVDYYNEVLNQEISDFPLPDVSLVAEHSNSGELGRLLQLILGCAVRCERKQEYIQIIMTLEESVQHVVMMAIQELMSKEIMAPFGAELSENTEQQLKKALQDCSELLAEKESLAQRCQELDLQVAVLQEERNCLLVENDVLTDRANQLDTFDDPNTPSGKKHSQLQLQLEALQEDNFRLEAAKDDYRIHCEELEKQLIEVQHRNDELTSLAEESRALKDELDVLRNCSDRVVMLEASVETYKRKLENLGDLKRQMKLLEENNMTYMQNTVSLEEELRKANAARAQLETYKRQVQELHNKLSEETRRADNLTFEMTKLKEKHETVMKERERIIIERDSLKEVNEDLRCSQAQEHQLSRAGMLPSGSPSHDNLAAELMPVEYREKFIRLQHENKMLRVQQEEYEQGKIAALQTQLEEAHKSRSELDTDNRLSRERISELQQQVEDLQKALQSQAAKPDDSNLKRKLDAHMVQLNEAQDEIMKKKELLEDLQPDHTQTSLKLDELMAALKKKDDDMRAMEERYKMYLEKARNVIKALDPKLNPATAEIQALRNQLADRDKQILSLERQCEQARLKEYEEKLIVTAWYNKSLNFQKLAIDSRLAGRSVSMLAPGQSFLSQQRQVSNDPRRTLSVNVPAATSK, encoded by the exons ATGGACGACAATAAGACGGAGCTGGTTGAGAGTCTGATCATATGG CTTCAGACCTTCAACACTCCTGCAGCCTGCAGAACAGTGGAGGAGCTGACCACTGGAGCTGCCATGTCACAGGCCCTGCATCAGAT AGACCCAGCATGGTTCACAGAGGGATGGCTCAGCCGCATCAAAGCCGATGTAGAAGACAATTGGAGATTAAAG ATGAACAACCTGAAGAAGATCCTTCAAATGGTGGTTGATTATTATAATGAG GTTTTAAACCAGGAAATCTCAGACTTCCCGTTGCCAGACGTGTCCCTGGTGGCGGAGCATTCCAACTCAGGGGAGCTGGGGAGGCTGCTGCAGCTCATCCTGGGCTGTGCTGTCAGATGTGAGCGCAAACAAG AGTATATTCAGATCATCATGACTTTGGAAGAATCAGTCCAACATGTTGTCATGATGGCCATCCAGGAG cTTATGAGTAAAGAGATCATGGCTCCGTTTGGAGCTGAGCTGTCAGAGAACACGGAGCAGCAG CTAAAAAAAGCTCTGCAGGACTGCTCTGAACTTCTGGCAGAAAAGGAATCTCTGGCTCAGCGCTGTCAAGAACTAGACTTACAG GTGGCAGTCCTTCAGGAAGAACGAAACTGCCTATTGGTTGAGAACGATGTCCTAACGGACCGGGCCAATCAGCTCGACACATTTGACGATCCAAACACACCATCAGGGAAGAAGCACAGCCAGCTACAGCTGCAGCTAGAGGCTCTGCAGGAAGATAACTTCAG GCTGGAGGCTGCTAAAGATGACTACCGCATTCACTGTGAGGAGCTGGAGAAGCAGCTGATTGAAGTTCAGCATCGTAATGATGAGCTCACCAGTTTGGCGGAGGAATCCAGGGCTCTCAAGGATGAACTGGATGTTCTGAg GAACTGCTCGGACCGGGTGGTGATGCTGGAGGCGTCTGTGGAAACGTACAAGCGAAAGCTGGAGAATCTGGGTGATTTAAAAAGGCAGATGAAGCTGTTGGAGGAGAACAACATGACCTACATGCAAAACACGGTCAGTCTAGAGGAAGAACTGCGCAAAGCCAACGCTGCACGTGCACAGCTGGAAACGTACAAAAGACAG GTCCAGGAGCTACACAACAAGTTGTCTGAGGAGACGAGACGTGCTGACAATCTGACTTTTGAGATGACAAAGTTAAAGGAGAAGCATGAAACTGTCATGAAGGAgagagag AGAATCATCATTGAGAGAGATTCACTGAAGGAGGTCAACGAGGATCTGCGATGCAGTCAGGCTCAGGAGCACCAGCTGTCCCGAGCAG GGATGCTTCCATCCGGCAGCCCCAGCCATGACAACCTGGCTGCTGAGTTGATGCCTGTTGAATACAG GGAAAAGTTCATCAGGTTGCAGCATGAGAACAAGATGCTGAGGGTGCAGCAGGAGGAATATGAGCAGGGGAAGATCGCAGCTCTGCAGACTCAGCTGGAGGAGGCTCATAAGAGCCGCAGTGAACTGGACACTGACAACAG ACTGAGCCGAGAGCGGATCagtgagctgcagcagcaggtCGAGGACCTTCAGAAGGCTCTGCAGAGTCAAGCAGCAAAACCTGACGAT TCAAACCTGAAGCGGAAACTGGATGCACATAT GGTCCAGCTGAACGAGGCTCAGGATGAAATCATGAAGAAAAAAGAGCTGCTGGAGGACCTTCAGCCTGATCACACTCAAACCT CTCTGAAGCTGGACGAGCTGATGGCTGCTCTGAAAAAGAAGGATGATGACATGCGTGCCATGGAGGAAAGGTACAAGATGTACCTTGAGAAAGCCCGTAAT GTGATTAAAGCTCTGGATCCAAAGCTGAATCCAGCCACTGCTGAGATTCAGGCCCTGAGAAACCAGCTGGCAGATCGGGACAAACAGATTCTTAGTCTAGAA CGTCAGTGTGAGCAGGCCAGGCTGAAGGAGTATGAGGAGAAGCTGATAGTCACTGCATGGTATAACAAG AGTCTGAACTTTCAAAAGCTGGCCATTGACTCTCGTCTGGCAGGACGCAGCGTCTCCATGTTGGCCCCAGGCCAGTCCTTCCTGTCCCAGCAGCGACAGGTCTCTAACGACCCCCGCAGGACACTCTCTGTCAACGTTCCGGCTGCAACCTCCAAGTAA